One genomic region from Actinocatenispora thailandica encodes:
- a CDS encoding NADP-dependent oxidoreductase: MKAIVFDRHGGPEVLHATEVEVPEPGTGQVRIRVRAAGVNPIDGKLRSGGGWPIELPSIPGVEAAGVVDALGPDVTDLAVGDEVLGPTATGSYAQFALSSRMVLKPAGLTWDTAAALPVAAETALRVLRLLDLSAGETLLVHGASGSVGGLAVQLARQRGVTVVGTAGAAGRERLGGLGAIAIGYGDGLIDRVRSVAPQGIDAVLDAAGKGALPDSIALRGGPERIVTIADPNAAEYGVLFTGGPEVMIEPAEVADVAKRVAAGELTVPVAARYPLADAAEAQQLSDSGHAGGKLVLIVD; this comes from the coding sequence ATGAAGGCAATCGTGTTCGACCGCCACGGCGGTCCGGAGGTGCTGCACGCCACCGAGGTCGAGGTGCCCGAGCCGGGCACCGGTCAGGTACGGATCCGGGTGCGCGCGGCGGGCGTGAACCCGATCGACGGCAAGCTGCGCTCCGGCGGTGGCTGGCCGATCGAGCTGCCGTCGATCCCGGGCGTCGAGGCCGCCGGCGTGGTCGACGCCCTCGGCCCGGACGTCACCGACCTGGCCGTCGGCGACGAGGTGCTCGGACCGACCGCGACCGGGTCGTACGCCCAGTTCGCGCTGTCCAGTCGGATGGTGCTCAAGCCGGCGGGGTTGACCTGGGACACCGCCGCGGCGCTGCCGGTCGCGGCCGAGACCGCGCTGCGGGTGTTGCGGCTGCTCGACCTGTCCGCCGGCGAGACGCTGCTGGTCCACGGCGCGTCCGGCAGCGTCGGTGGGCTGGCGGTGCAGCTCGCCCGGCAGCGCGGCGTCACCGTCGTGGGCACCGCCGGCGCCGCCGGCCGGGAGCGGCTCGGCGGGCTCGGCGCGATCGCGATCGGCTACGGCGACGGGCTGATCGACCGGGTCCGTTCGGTTGCGCCGCAGGGCATCGACGCGGTGCTCGACGCGGCCGGCAAGGGCGCGCTGCCGGACTCGATCGCGCTGCGCGGCGGACCGGAGCGCATCGTCACGATCGCCGATCCGAACGCCGCCGAGTACGGCGTGCTGTTCACCGGCGGTCCCGAGGTGATGATCGAGCCGGCCGAGGTGGCGGACGTCGCGAAGCGGGTCGCCGCGGGCGAGCTGACCGTGCCGGTCGCCGCCCGGTACCCGCTGGCCGACGCCGCCGAGGCGCAGCAACTCAGCGACAGCGGGCACGCGGGCGGCAAGCTCGTCCTCATCGTCGACTGA
- a CDS encoding RidA family protein, producing the protein MISRSNPNSLHVPDGYHHVTIVEAGRTAYLAGQCPIDVDDQLVGPGDVLTQVDQVVANCLLALRAAGAEPEHVVRSVVYVASDEQPVLVSVWERLQSSPLAPAFGTASTLLGVTALGYAGQLVEIDLTAALP; encoded by the coding sequence GTGATCAGCCGCAGCAATCCGAATAGCCTGCACGTACCGGACGGGTACCACCACGTGACGATCGTCGAGGCCGGTCGCACCGCGTACCTCGCCGGGCAGTGCCCGATCGACGTCGACGACCAGCTCGTCGGCCCCGGCGACGTGCTGACCCAGGTCGACCAGGTGGTGGCGAACTGCCTGCTCGCGCTGCGCGCGGCCGGCGCCGAGCCGGAGCACGTGGTGCGCTCGGTGGTGTACGTGGCCAGCGACGAGCAGCCGGTCCTGGTGTCGGTGTGGGAGCGGCTGCAGTCCTCGCCGCTCGCGCCGGCGTTCGGCACCGCGAGCACCCTGCTCGGTGTCACCGCCCTCGGGTACGCCGGCCAGCTCGTCGAGATCGACCTCACCGCGGCGCTGCCGTGA
- a CDS encoding metallophosphoesterase: MATTEDVRAEPGRRVGRRVAFAAVLVVVEALLLGLPWWTLALAPGWPTGVVAAGTVVFVAAAVAFPVLMNLGHRRANDAAARTGDTMLGVIGVLFVWCTLAQLVRLPLLATDLSGTAVSRIVAGVGLVVTIGLLAWGYVEAMRLPRVAERSVRLDRLGAGLDGLRVVLITDTHYGPIDRAGWSRRVIDVVNELDADIVCHTGDIADGSVTARLAQAAPLGDVRARLARAYVTGNHEYYGEAQAWMDHMARLGWSTLHNEHLVVERGGDRLVVAGVDDRTAGSSGTGHRADHAAALAGADPALPVLLLAHQPQQIGLAVEHGVDLQLSGHTHGGQIWPFHYLVRLDQPSVAGLSRHGDRTQLYTSRGTGFWGPPFRVFAPSEITVLTLRSGAATS, translated from the coding sequence GTGGCGACTACCGAGGATGTACGGGCCGAACCCGGCAGACGGGTCGGCCGGCGGGTGGCGTTCGCCGCCGTGCTGGTGGTGGTGGAGGCCCTGCTGCTGGGGCTGCCGTGGTGGACGCTGGCGCTCGCCCCGGGGTGGCCGACCGGTGTCGTGGCCGCCGGTACCGTCGTGTTCGTCGCGGCGGCCGTTGCCTTCCCGGTGCTGATGAACCTGGGCCACCGGCGCGCCAACGACGCCGCGGCCCGGACCGGCGACACGATGCTCGGCGTGATCGGCGTGCTGTTCGTCTGGTGCACGCTGGCGCAGCTGGTGCGGTTGCCGCTGCTCGCGACCGACCTGTCCGGCACCGCGGTGTCCCGGATCGTGGCCGGGGTCGGCCTGGTCGTCACGATAGGCCTGCTGGCCTGGGGCTACGTCGAGGCGATGCGGCTGCCGCGGGTGGCCGAGCGGTCGGTCCGGCTGGACCGGCTCGGCGCCGGCCTGGATGGGCTGCGGGTGGTGCTGATCACCGACACGCACTACGGCCCGATCGACCGGGCCGGCTGGTCCCGTCGGGTGATCGACGTGGTCAACGAGCTGGACGCGGACATCGTCTGCCATACCGGTGACATCGCGGACGGCTCGGTGACCGCTCGGCTGGCGCAGGCCGCGCCGCTGGGCGACGTGCGGGCTCGGCTCGCCCGGGCGTACGTGACGGGCAACCACGAGTACTACGGCGAGGCGCAGGCCTGGATGGACCACATGGCCCGGCTCGGCTGGTCGACGCTGCACAACGAGCACCTGGTGGTGGAGCGCGGCGGCGACCGGCTGGTGGTGGCCGGCGTCGACGACCGCACCGCCGGCTCCTCCGGTACCGGGCACCGCGCCGACCACGCCGCGGCGCTCGCCGGCGCCGACCCGGCCCTGCCGGTACTGCTGCTGGCGCACCAGCCGCAGCAGATCGGGCTGGCGGTGGAGCACGGGGTGGATCTGCAGCTGTCCGGGCACACCCACGGCGGCCAGATCTGGCCGTTCCACTACCTGGTCCGGCTGGACCAGCCGTCCGTCGCGGGGCTCAGCCGGCATGGCGACCGTACACAGCTGTACACCAGCCGCGGCACCGGCTTCTGGGGCCCGCCGTTCCGGGTGTTCGCGCCGAGCGAGATCACCGTCCTGACGCTGCGGTCTGGCGCCGCGACCTCCTGA
- a CDS encoding ABC transporter ATP-binding protein: MTTPNASTTVEGAVRSAALRLTGVTLRLGSEAQQVTALDRVDLAVAPGEFVAVTGPSGSGKSSLLAVAGGLQSPTEGSVHVAGADLTSLKEGRRTAHRRDHIGYVFQHANLLASLTAREQLLVSAHIAGRLDSSARRRADELLDAVGMAGHADRRPHQLSGGERQRVGLARALLLAPEVLLVDEPTSALDRARSRDIVDLLAEQTRTRRTATVMVTHDTEILDAADQVRQLRDGRLT; the protein is encoded by the coding sequence ATGACCACCCCGAACGCGTCCACCACCGTCGAGGGCGCGGTGCGGTCCGCCGCGCTGCGCCTGACCGGTGTCACCCTTCGCCTGGGCAGCGAAGCCCAGCAGGTCACCGCGCTCGACCGGGTCGACCTGGCCGTCGCGCCGGGCGAGTTCGTCGCCGTCACCGGCCCGTCCGGCTCGGGAAAGTCCAGCCTGCTCGCCGTCGCCGGTGGCCTGCAGAGCCCCACCGAGGGGAGCGTGCACGTCGCCGGCGCCGACCTGACCAGCCTCAAGGAGGGCCGGCGCACCGCACACCGACGTGACCACATCGGCTACGTCTTCCAGCACGCCAACCTGCTCGCCTCCCTCACCGCCCGGGAACAGCTGCTCGTGTCGGCGCACATCGCCGGCCGCCTCGACTCGTCGGCCCGCCGCCGGGCCGACGAACTGCTCGACGCGGTCGGCATGGCCGGGCACGCCGACCGGCGCCCGCACCAGCTCTCCGGAGGCGAGCGCCAGCGGGTCGGGCTGGCCCGCGCACTTCTGCTCGCCCCGGAGGTACTGCTCGTGGACGAACCCACCTCCGCGCTCGACCGTGCCCGCTCCCGCGACATCGTCGACCTGCTTGCCGAGCAGACCCGCACCCGGCGCACGGCCACCGTCATGGTCACCCACGACACCGAGATACTGGACGCGGCCGACCAGGTCCGGCAGCTGCGGGATGGTCGACTGACCTGA
- the hpnH gene encoding adenosyl-hopene transferase HpnH — translation MSIPFRQAAKIGAYLFRQKLAGRKKFPITLELEPLFACNLACEGCGKIQHPHDVLKQRMPVERALAAVDECGAPVVCLAGGEPLMHPQVEDIVEGLIQRKKFIYLCTNALLIPRKIDKLHPSPYLSFAVHIDGLEERHDESVAKQGVFAQAVDAIKMAQDRGFRVTTNTTFFNTDTPQTVIEVLDFLNNDLKVDGMMLSPAYAYEKAPDQDHFLGVEETRELFRKAFANGRREKWRINHSPAFLDFLEGKRDFDCTAWGIPSYSLFGWQRPCYLMGDSYAKSYRELVEETDWDKYGRGKDPRCDNCMAHCGYEPTAIMATMSSLRESIRAVR, via the coding sequence ATGAGTATTCCGTTCCGCCAGGCGGCGAAGATCGGTGCGTACCTGTTCCGGCAGAAGCTGGCCGGTCGCAAGAAGTTCCCGATCACGCTGGAGCTCGAACCACTGTTCGCCTGCAACCTCGCCTGCGAGGGCTGCGGCAAGATCCAGCATCCACACGACGTGCTCAAGCAGCGGATGCCGGTGGAGCGGGCGCTCGCCGCCGTCGACGAGTGCGGCGCCCCCGTGGTGTGCCTGGCCGGCGGCGAACCGCTGATGCACCCGCAGGTCGAGGACATCGTCGAGGGGCTGATCCAGCGCAAGAAGTTCATCTACCTGTGCACCAACGCGCTGCTGATCCCGCGCAAGATCGACAAGCTGCACCCGTCGCCGTACCTGTCGTTCGCGGTGCACATCGACGGGCTGGAGGAGCGGCACGACGAGTCGGTCGCGAAGCAGGGCGTGTTCGCGCAGGCGGTGGACGCCATCAAGATGGCGCAGGACCGGGGATTCCGGGTCACCACCAACACCACGTTCTTCAACACCGACACCCCGCAGACCGTCATCGAGGTGCTCGACTTCCTCAACAACGACCTGAAGGTCGACGGGATGATGCTGTCCCCGGCGTACGCGTACGAGAAGGCGCCGGACCAGGACCACTTCCTCGGTGTCGAGGAGACGCGCGAGCTGTTCCGCAAGGCGTTCGCCAACGGGCGCCGCGAGAAGTGGCGGATCAACCACTCGCCGGCGTTCCTGGACTTCCTGGAGGGCAAGCGCGACTTCGACTGCACCGCCTGGGGTATCCCGTCGTACTCGCTGTTCGGTTGGCAGCGGCCGTGCTACCTGATGGGCGACAGCTACGCCAAGAGCTACCGGGAGCTGGTCGAGGAGACCGACTGGGACAAGTACGGTCGGGGCAAGGATCCGCGCTGCGACAACTGCATGGCGCACTGCGGGTACGAGCCGACCGCGATCATGGCCACGATGTCCTCACTGCGCGAGTCGATTCGCGCTGTGCGGTAA
- a CDS encoding formylglycine-generating enzyme family protein gives MATGEQPPDPAMVWVPGGTFTMGSDLADYPEEGPPHPVTVDGFWIDPTPVTVAQFARFVADTGYRTVAERPLDPAQYPNVDRRLLLAGSLVFTPTDKPVDLTDMQQWWRYVPGASWRHPEGPRSDVTGRDEHPVVHVCAEDVEAYAAWAGKQLPTEAEWECAARGGLSGATYAWGDEFLPAGKRMANTWAGEFPWHNLKPARRQRTTPVRTFPPNGYGLYDVAGNVWEWTADFYRSNHPATHACCAPPVNPRVDDAEGSYGDQEQGGAHVPRRVLKGGSHLCAENYCRRYRPAARQAQQVESAMSHIGFRCIARPGS, from the coding sequence ATGGCAACGGGAGAGCAGCCGCCGGACCCGGCGATGGTGTGGGTGCCGGGCGGCACGTTCACGATGGGGTCGGACCTCGCCGACTACCCGGAGGAGGGGCCGCCGCATCCGGTCACCGTCGACGGGTTCTGGATCGACCCGACCCCGGTGACGGTGGCGCAGTTCGCCCGGTTCGTCGCCGACACCGGATACCGGACGGTGGCGGAGCGGCCGCTGGACCCGGCGCAGTACCCGAACGTCGACCGGCGGCTGCTGCTGGCCGGTTCGCTGGTGTTCACCCCGACCGACAAGCCGGTCGACCTGACCGACATGCAGCAGTGGTGGCGGTACGTGCCGGGCGCGAGCTGGCGGCATCCGGAGGGCCCGCGCTCCGACGTGACCGGCCGGGACGAGCATCCGGTCGTGCACGTGTGCGCCGAGGATGTCGAGGCGTATGCGGCGTGGGCCGGCAAGCAGCTGCCCACCGAGGCGGAGTGGGAGTGTGCCGCCCGCGGCGGCCTGTCCGGTGCGACGTACGCCTGGGGCGACGAGTTCCTGCCCGCTGGCAAGCGGATGGCGAACACCTGGGCCGGCGAGTTCCCGTGGCACAACCTGAAACCCGCCCGGCGGCAGCGCACCACGCCGGTGCGCACCTTCCCGCCCAACGGGTACGGGCTGTACGACGTGGCCGGCAACGTGTGGGAGTGGACCGCCGACTTCTACCGCAGCAACCATCCCGCCACGCACGCCTGCTGTGCGCCGCCGGTCAACCCGCGGGTGGACGACGCCGAGGGCAGCTACGGCGACCAGGAGCAGGGCGGCGCGCACGTGCCGCGGCGGGTGCTCAAGGGCGGCTCGCACCTGTGCGCGGAGAACTACTGCCGGCGGTACCGTCCGGCGGCTCGCCAGGCGCAGCAGGTCGAGTCGGCGATGTCGCACATCGGTTTCCGCTGTATCGCCCGGCCCGGGTCCTGA
- a CDS encoding AfsR/SARP family transcriptional regulator, translated as MLGPLELRVGGRPVRLGPPRQRAVLGLLALHPNTLVHREEIIDRLWPRAAPATAVHLVQAYVSRLRALLLPGAPAERRRAVLESTGASYRLRIRADGLDLLRFGRLTEQARTAVTAGDHLLAGERYEAALRLWRGTPLADVDLLRGSAPVATLAEQRIATAIRYAEAAARTGRHHPVPQLRILADADPLHEALHARLMIALAGGGQQAAALQVYAQISARLVDQLGLTPGPELTGARLQVLRGDADAPPGPG; from the coding sequence GTGCTGGGCCCGCTGGAGCTGCGGGTCGGTGGCCGGCCGGTCCGGCTCGGCCCGCCCCGGCAGCGAGCCGTACTCGGGCTGCTCGCGCTGCACCCGAACACGCTGGTGCATCGGGAGGAGATCATCGACCGGCTGTGGCCGCGCGCCGCCCCTGCGACCGCGGTGCACCTGGTGCAGGCGTACGTGAGCCGGTTGCGGGCGCTGCTGCTGCCCGGCGCCCCGGCGGAGCGGCGCCGCGCGGTCCTGGAGTCCACCGGGGCGAGCTACCGGCTGCGGATCCGGGCGGACGGGCTGGACCTGCTGCGGTTCGGCCGGCTGACCGAGCAGGCGCGAACCGCGGTCACGGCCGGCGACCACCTGCTCGCCGGGGAACGCTACGAGGCGGCGCTGCGGCTGTGGCGTGGCACCCCGCTGGCCGACGTCGACCTGCTGCGCGGCAGCGCCCCGGTCGCCACGCTGGCCGAGCAGCGCATCGCCACCGCCATCCGGTACGCCGAGGCCGCCGCCCGGACCGGACGGCACCATCCGGTGCCGCAGCTGCGGATCCTCGCCGACGCCGACCCGCTGCACGAGGCGCTGCACGCCCGGCTGATGATCGCCCTGGCCGGCGGCGGTCAGCAGGCCGCCGCGCTGCAGGTGTACGCGCAGATCAGCGCCCGGCTGGTGGACCAGCTGGGGCTGACTCCCGGGCCGGAGCTGACCGGGGCGCGACTCCAGGTGCTGCGTGGCGACGCCGATGCTCCGCCCGGCCCGGGGTGA
- a CDS encoding mersacidin/lichenicidin family type 2 lantibiotic, with amino-acid sequence MSAEELVRAWRDEDFRLELESAVAHPAGEVDRELYVSTGAASTCNYASVTCSHICSCAI; translated from the coding sequence ATGTCGGCAGAAGAACTGGTCCGCGCCTGGCGGGACGAGGACTTCCGGCTTGAGCTGGAGTCCGCCGTAGCGCACCCGGCCGGAGAGGTCGACCGCGAGCTGTACGTGTCCACCGGCGCGGCGTCCACCTGCAACTACGCCAGCGTCACCTGCTCGCACATCTGCAGCTGCGCGATCTGA
- a CDS encoding ABC transporter permease, which translates to MYLALRDLRFARGRFALIGAVVAMIAVLGVILSGLASGLADSGVSGLRGLPVTHLAFDKSATGELFSRSTVTKSTWQAWASQPGVRRAEPLGQQLVHARRVGAGDQQLDLAVFGVEPGGFLAPAPVSGRPLSAAPNGVLISEDIAKQGIAIGDRLSAGQAGTELTVVGTIGHASFGHVGVVYAPLPLWQRLHYGLPGPVPAAATDQATAVALQLAPGADPAAADRRLGTRTVDKSGSYAASPGYTAESSTMTLIRGFLYAISALVVGSFFTVWTIQRRQEIALLKAIGAGTGYLLRDALTQVTAVLLVATAAGTAVGVALGRAMNRSAPFSLDAGQLLVAAAALIVLGLAGAAVAVRRITRVQALTALGANR; encoded by the coding sequence ATGTACCTCGCCCTCCGCGACCTCCGGTTCGCCCGCGGTCGCTTCGCCCTCATCGGCGCGGTGGTCGCCATGATCGCCGTACTCGGCGTCATCCTGTCCGGGCTGGCCAGCGGGCTGGCCGACTCCGGCGTCTCCGGGCTGCGTGGCCTGCCCGTGACACACCTCGCCTTCGACAAATCCGCCACCGGCGAGCTGTTCTCCCGCTCCACCGTCACGAAGTCCACCTGGCAGGCGTGGGCGTCCCAGCCCGGGGTGCGCAGGGCCGAACCGCTCGGGCAACAGCTCGTCCACGCGCGGCGGGTCGGTGCGGGCGACCAGCAGCTCGACCTCGCCGTGTTCGGGGTCGAACCCGGTGGGTTCCTGGCACCCGCGCCGGTCTCGGGCCGGCCCCTGTCGGCCGCCCCGAACGGCGTCCTGATCAGCGAGGACATCGCCAAGCAGGGCATCGCGATCGGCGACCGGCTGAGCGCCGGGCAGGCCGGAACCGAGCTGACGGTGGTGGGCACGATCGGCCACGCGTCGTTCGGCCACGTCGGGGTCGTCTACGCGCCGCTCCCGCTGTGGCAGCGGTTGCACTACGGGCTGCCCGGGCCGGTGCCCGCGGCGGCCACCGACCAGGCGACCGCCGTCGCTCTCCAGCTCGCGCCCGGCGCCGACCCGGCCGCGGCCGACCGCCGGCTCGGCACCCGGACCGTCGACAAGTCGGGCAGCTACGCGGCATCACCCGGCTACACCGCCGAGTCCAGCACCATGACCCTGATCCGCGGCTTCCTGTACGCGATCTCCGCGCTGGTCGTGGGCTCGTTCTTCACCGTCTGGACGATCCAGCGCCGCCAGGAGATCGCCCTGCTCAAGGCCATCGGTGCCGGCACCGGTTACCTCCTGCGCGACGCGCTGACCCAGGTCACGGCCGTCCTGCTGGTGGCGACCGCGGCCGGCACGGCCGTCGGAGTCGCGCTGGGCAGAGCGATGAACCGGTCGGCACCCTTCTCCCTCGACGCCGGCCAGCTGCTCGTGGCCGCCGCCGCACTGATCGTTCTCGGCCTGGCCGGAGCCGCCGTCGCGGTCCGCCGCATCACCAGGGTCCAGGCCCTCACCGCACTCGGAGCCAACCGATGA
- a CDS encoding TetR/AcrR family transcriptional regulator yields the protein MPKINAATVAEHRAQQRAALIRAAIDILIEQGAAAVTPGAVGARAGLARSSFYQYFPSGAGILAAIVEDAFAAANTVLDQALGAVEEPSGRIDAFVRAELRLAAQGLHRPAAALLRAELPAECRDRVHELHQLHYLPLQAAIAASSATEPQLTAQLVGGLLQAAMTAVEQGADPNQVADRTLHLIHHGLR from the coding sequence ATGCCCAAGATCAACGCAGCCACCGTGGCCGAGCACCGTGCCCAGCAACGGGCTGCGTTGATCCGGGCGGCCATCGACATCCTGATCGAGCAGGGCGCCGCCGCGGTCACCCCCGGCGCGGTCGGCGCTCGCGCGGGCCTCGCCCGGTCCAGCTTCTACCAGTACTTTCCCTCCGGCGCCGGCATCCTGGCGGCCATCGTGGAGGACGCCTTCGCCGCCGCAAACACCGTCCTCGACCAGGCCCTGGGCGCCGTCGAGGAGCCGTCGGGACGGATCGACGCCTTCGTACGCGCGGAGCTTCGTCTCGCGGCGCAGGGCCTGCACCGCCCCGCCGCCGCGCTGCTGCGCGCCGAACTACCGGCGGAATGCCGCGACCGGGTGCACGAACTCCACCAGCTGCACTACCTGCCCCTGCAGGCAGCGATCGCGGCGAGCAGCGCCACGGAGCCGCAGCTGACGGCCCAGCTCGTCGGTGGCCTGCTGCAGGCGGCGATGACCGCCGTCGAGCAGGGCGCGGACCCGAACCAGGTCGCCGACCGAACCCTGCACCTGATCCATCACGGGCTCCGTTGA
- a CDS encoding L,D-transpeptidase — protein MTRLRKVIATLAALTAAVATTAACTGSGGDTNDTIGAPTPAADRTPLSLTVRPKAHATGLPVSTEIGATVAGGSVDSVRLVDAHGDRVDGSLRADGTSWVPDRPLAYHRRYTATVVAVGARRQHIERSTTFTTMSEPGNRVGTGMYVQDGRTYGVGMPIAVEILRDVPKNLRASVQRRLFVRSDPPQPGAWHWFSPQRVEYRPATWWQPGTKLTVRMALGGLPLGHGGYGDTDRTATARIATDRVELRITNRPKQLKVYQNGKLTRTMPVSLGKADAPSSSGHMVIMDKAAHTVFDTRGIPGENYVAPVDNAQRLTWGGEFIHAAPWSVADQGHRNVSHGCVNISDPDAAWLFARTHIGDPVTVSGTGTRLATGNGWTDWDMDWATFVAGSALPVPDSVRHAKAYQPYPKR, from the coding sequence GTGACACGGCTTCGCAAGGTCATCGCCACGCTCGCAGCACTCACCGCCGCGGTCGCCACGACCGCCGCGTGTACCGGCAGCGGCGGCGACACCAACGACACGATCGGCGCGCCGACGCCGGCAGCGGACAGGACGCCGCTCTCGCTGACGGTACGGCCGAAGGCGCACGCCACCGGTCTGCCGGTCAGTACCGAGATCGGTGCCACGGTGGCGGGCGGGTCGGTCGACTCGGTCCGGCTGGTCGACGCGCACGGCGACCGGGTCGACGGTTCGCTGCGGGCGGACGGCACCAGCTGGGTGCCGGACCGGCCGCTCGCCTACCACCGGCGCTACACCGCGACCGTGGTCGCGGTCGGCGCGCGGCGCCAGCACATCGAGCGCAGCACCACGTTCACCACCATGAGCGAGCCGGGCAACCGGGTCGGTACCGGCATGTACGTGCAGGACGGCCGGACCTACGGGGTCGGCATGCCGATCGCGGTGGAGATCCTGCGCGACGTGCCGAAGAACCTGCGGGCGTCGGTGCAGCGGCGGCTGTTCGTCCGCAGCGATCCGCCGCAGCCGGGCGCCTGGCACTGGTTCAGCCCGCAGCGGGTCGAGTACCGGCCGGCGACCTGGTGGCAGCCGGGCACGAAGCTGACCGTACGGATGGCGCTCGGCGGGCTGCCGCTGGGCCACGGCGGCTACGGCGACACCGACCGCACCGCCACCGCGCGCATCGCCACCGACCGCGTCGAGCTGCGGATCACCAACCGGCCCAAGCAGCTGAAGGTCTACCAGAACGGCAAGCTGACCCGCACCATGCCGGTCAGCCTCGGCAAGGCCGACGCGCCCTCCTCGTCCGGGCACATGGTGATCATGGACAAGGCCGCGCACACCGTGTTCGACACCCGCGGCATCCCGGGCGAGAACTACGTGGCGCCGGTGGACAACGCGCAGCGGCTCACCTGGGGCGGCGAGTTCATCCACGCCGCGCCGTGGTCGGTGGCCGACCAGGGGCACCGCAACGTGTCGCACGGCTGCGTCAACATCTCCGACCCGGACGCGGCGTGGCTGTTCGCCCGTACCCACATCGGCGACCCGGTCACCGTGTCCGGTACCGGCACCCGGCTCGCCACCGGCAACGGTTGGACCGACTGGGACATGGACTGGGCCACGTTCGTCGCGGGCAGCGCGCTGCCGGTGCCGGACTCGGTGCGGCACGCGAAGGCGTACCAGCCGTACCCGAAGCGCTGA